A genomic window from Bicyclus anynana chromosome 11, ilBicAnyn1.1, whole genome shotgun sequence includes:
- the LOC112049064 gene encoding targeting protein for Xklp2 homolog, whose product MARKFVTDFRGDLPMTPDDKLFIKNEPLTPRDEDFVDHNNYSFEENDNHQMRRSLSMGDIATIKEELVDFQFEENEGNNLSRLRKQSCAPELSRTKFVSMAEAIYRYQRDTPDRFHTGKPKTFVGQRHSVLSLTRPQSPMLRCKNRARIQHILSQKEKEELEVEEIRKYQIKAHPVPKSVIEGGYLPEIQRKPNTVPEPFNLTEVHKRLPASPENLTNFKARPAPRHILENPPNNLLTIPKKTVTKPVSPKFHYKGSTLADNKKNLKNKENQPNSNKVVKHVGPVKPEPFSFEKRDEELKRRREERIKRQLEEERMLASQFKAQPLPVAVKSRMQAATTKSSASSTSSENKENHVKFEAKPPVVLYKKPFKPVLQGTQIVQPKPFDLATQKRAAEREHFDKLLKEKEAEIEKLNQQRQKEQQEEDEKALAELRANLVHHAKPVPSLEPRLPGKIYIPLTMPETPKLVRRLRKQ is encoded by the coding sequence ATGGCTAGAAAGTTTGTCACTGATTTTCGTGGTGATTTGCCTATGACGCCAGACGATAAGTTATTCATCAAAAACGAGCCATTAACCCCGAGGGACGAGGACTTTGTTGATCACAATAATTATTCATTTGAGGAGAACGATAACCACCAAATGAGAAGATCGCTATCGATGGGGGACATTGCGACTATAAAGGAAGAACTCGTAGACTTTCAATTCGAAGAAAATGAAGGTAATAATTTGAGCAGACTCAGAAAACAGTCTTGTGCGCCAGAATTGTCAAGGACCAAGTTCGTCTCCATGGCCGAAGCTATCTATCGTTATCAGAGGGACACGCCTGATCGTTTTCACACTGGTAAGCCGAAAACATTTGTAGGACAACGTCATTCCGTTCTAAGCCTTACTCGTCCCCAATCACCCATGCTTAGATGCAAGAACCGTGCCCGCATACAACATATTTTATCgcagaaagaaaaagaagaattaGAAGTCGAAGAAATCAGGAAGTATCAAATTAAAGCTCATCCAGTACCAAAGTCTGTCATTGAAGGTGGATATTTACCTGAGATACAAAGAAAACCCAATACTGTACCAGAGCCATTTAACCTAACTGAAGTGCATAAAAGATTGCCAGCATCACCAGAAAATCTTACTAATTTCAAAGCTCGACCTGCCCCTAGACACATCCTAGAGAATCCACCTAACAACTTGCTTACCATACCCAAGAAAACTGTGACTAAACCAGTGAGCCCTAAATTCCACTATAAAGGATCTACTTTGGCTGACAACAAAAAGaatttgaaaaacaaagaaaatcaaCCTAATTCTAACAAAGTTGTCAAACATGTTGGCCCTGTTAAACCAGaaccattttcttttgaaaaacggGATGAAGAGCTAAAACGTAGAAGAGAAGAGCGTATAAAACGTCAACTAGAGGAAGAACGCATGCTTGCTTCACAATTCAAAGCCCAGCCTTTACCTGTGGCGGTTAAGTCCAGGATGCAGGCTGCAACCACAAAAAGCTCTGCATCTTCCACATCATCAGAGAACAAAGAAAACCATGTTAAATTTGAGGCAAAACCGCCTGTAGTCCTGTACAAAAAACCATTCAAACCAGTTCTGCAAGGAACTCAAATTGTACAACCCAAACCCTTTGACTTGGCTACTCAGAAGCGTGCAGCAGAGCGAGAACACTTTGATAAACTGCTCAAAGAGAAAGAAGCAGAGATTGAAAAACTAAACCAACAGAGACAGAAGGAGCAACAAGAGGAAGATGAGAAAGCTTTAGCAGAGTTACGCGCCAATTTAGTCCACCATGCAAAACCAGTGCCCTCATTGGAACCAAGGCTTCCGGGAAAAATATACATTCCCCTCACAATGCCAGAGACTCCCAAGTTAGTTAGAAGACTGAGAAaacagtaa
- the LOC112049065 gene encoding U6 snRNA-associated Sm-like protein LSm5: MAQALPSPNTLLPLELVDKCIGSRIHIIMKNDKEMVGTLQGFDDFVNMLLDDVTEYESTPEGRKITKLDQILLNGNNIAMLVPGGEMPGDAYDGH, from the coding sequence ATGGCGCAAGCACTGCCCAGTCCAAACACATTGCTACCACTCGAACTTGTAGACAAATGTATTGGATCGCGCATacacataattatgaaaaacgACAAAGAAATGGTGGGAACACTGCAAGGTTTCGACGATTTCGTCAATATGTTGTTAGACGATGTGACGGAATACGAATCAACGCCTGAAGGGAGGAAGATCACAAAATTGgatcaaatattgttaaatggtaACAATATAGCTATGTTGGTGCCTGGCGGCGAAATGCCGGGCGATGCGTACGATGGACATTGA